A stretch of the bacterium genome encodes the following:
- the tmk gene encoding dTMP kinase — protein sequence MKGLFITFEGIEGSGKTTQIQALARALSGSAEVVLTREPGGTPLADAIRETLLAQKSVGMAPATELLLYELARRDHVEEVVRPALKRGAVVLCDRFTDATVAYQGYARGLPLRKIEWLNRIATGGLRPDRTFLFDLPVATGLRRAETRKKKLDRFDRESQTFHEKVRRGYLALARNDKKRFRILHADRPRDIIFREIHREVEKLLQARARPAAGRSRGVGQKGRGGGRRARRP from the coding sequence ATGAAGGGTCTTTTTATCACCTTTGAGGGCATCGAAGGGTCCGGGAAAACCACCCAGATTCAGGCCTTGGCCCGCGCCTTGAGCGGATCGGCGGAGGTGGTCCTGACTCGGGAGCCGGGAGGGACCCCCCTGGCGGACGCCATCCGGGAGACCCTCCTCGCTCAAAAGTCCGTGGGCATGGCGCCCGCCACCGAGCTCCTGCTCTACGAGCTCGCCCGGCGTGACCATGTGGAGGAAGTCGTGCGCCCCGCCCTGAAGCGCGGGGCTGTGGTCCTCTGCGACCGGTTCACGGACGCCACGGTCGCCTACCAGGGCTACGCACGGGGTCTGCCCCTGCGGAAGATCGAGTGGCTGAACCGGATCGCCACCGGCGGTCTCAGGCCCGACCGGACGTTTCTCTTCGACCTCCCCGTCGCGACGGGCCTCCGGAGGGCCGAGACGCGCAAGAAAAAGCTCGACAGATTCGACCGCGAGTCGCAAACCTTTCACGAAAAGGTGAGACGCGGCTATCTCGCGCTCGCCCGAAACGACAAGAAAAGGTTCCGGATCCTCCATGCCGACCGCCCCCGAGACATCATCTTCCGGGAAATTCATCGCGAGGTGGAGAAGCTCCTCCAAGCGCGCGCACGCCCTGCTGCTGGCCGGTCCCGAGGGGTCGGGCAAAAAGGCCGCGGCGGAGGCCGTCGCGCGCGACGTCCTTGA